A stretch of the Musa acuminata AAA Group cultivar baxijiao chromosome BXJ2-7, Cavendish_Baxijiao_AAA, whole genome shotgun sequence genome encodes the following:
- the LOC103990957 gene encoding nuclear transcription factor Y subunit A-7 isoform X2 translates to MTSSVQSLSDNSEPDEQHEQAQSENQQQPYGAASLQSGIATPLLGYMMPAGQFEVGQTMAPTPYPYVDPYYGGIFAAYGGQHVIHPQLIGVNHSGVPLPTDAVEEPVYVNAKQYHGILRRRQSRAKAESENKLAKLRKARPSLS, encoded by the exons ATAACAGTGAACCTGATGAACAGCATGAGCAGGCACAATCTGAGAACCAACAGCAGCCCTATGGTGCTGCAAGCTTGCAGTCTGGCATAGCAACACCTTTGCTTGGGTACATGATGCCCGCTGGTCAGTTTGAAGTGGGACAGACTATG GCTCCAACACCTTACCCATATGTGGATCCTTACTACGGTGGTATTTTTGCAGCTTATGGTGGACAACATGTG ATTCATCCACAACTAATTGGAGTGAATCATTCTGGGGTGCCATTGCCAACTGATGCAGTTGAAGAACCTGTTTATGTTAATGCAAAACAGTATCATGGTATATTAAGGCGTCGACAGTCTCGAGCAAAAGCTGAATCAGAAAATAAGTTAGCAAAACTTCGTAAG GCTCGACCTAGCTTGAGTTAA